In the genome of Yarrowia lipolytica chromosome 1B, complete sequence, the window CCGCGGCACGCCCGTTGAAAAACCCGTGGCTCGAAACATGGCCGGAAATCACATTGTCAAGTACAATATGAACAAGCTGCAGGCGTCGTCGCAGGCGGCTAGCCACAGCGAGAAGGTGCTGATTCTCACTCCTCTGGCTCGTTTCTACGACGAGTACTGGGAGAACCTTGTGGCTCTGAGCTACCCTCACGACCTCATCGAGCTGGGCTTCATTGTTCCTCGAAGCAAGGAGGGCCAACAGgcgctggagaagctcgatCGAGCTGTCGCGAAGACCCAGAAGGGCAAGGACAAGTTTTCTAAGGTGACCATTCTGCGacaggaggctgaggacGCTTTGGCTTCACATTCGGAAAAGGACCGACACGCGATGTCTGTGCAGAAGGCCCGGCGAAGTGCCATGTCTCTGGCTCGAAACTCACTGTTCCTGTCCACCATTGGCCCCGACACTGCATGGATTCTGTGGCTGGACTCGGACGTGGTGGAGACCCCCCATACCCTCATCCAGGACATGACCAAACATG includes:
- a CDS encoding uncharacterized protein (Compare to YALI0B12518g, similar to Saccharomyces cerevisiae VAN1 (YML115C); ancestral locus Anc_8.842, uniprot|Q8X1X9 Yarrowia lipolytica Mnn9p required for complex N-glycosylation), translating into MRSARRYLLVLLPVVALLYVLSTYFRGTPVEKPVARNMAGNHIVKYNMNKLQASSQAASHSEKVLILTPLARFYDEYWENLVALSYPHDLIELGFIVPRSKEGQQALEKLDRAVAKTQKGKDKFSKVTILRQEAEDALASHSEKDRHAMSVQKARRSAMSLARNSLFLSTIGPDTAWILWLDSDVVETPHTLIQDMTKHDKDVLVANCYQRYTNDQGKPDVRPYDYNSWVESQQGIKMAESMSPDDIILEGYGEMATYRLLMAKIYNADGDIHEEIALDGVGGTALLVKSEVHRDGAMFPPFPFYNLIETEGFAKMAKRLGYKPYGLPNYLVYHYNE